Proteins found in one Mytilus edulis chromosome 2, xbMytEdul2.2, whole genome shotgun sequence genomic segment:
- the LOC139511820 gene encoding tripartite motif-containing protein 2-like, translating to MMHLLRNKLLGESSTRKVAMERQKLIRRVGKRGKCKGQFMNPCGVAVSKAGDIIIADTENHRIQIFTTEGVFKSKFGCKGCKPDQIHYPVSVVMTKDDHVAITDSVNACVKIFSLDGQLVQLLGSSDVLEIPYGLCLTHDDHFIVTDICKHSLVIFDKEGNMCRTFGQYGSEPRDFDHPYFVAVDTDKQIYVSDSGNSSIKLFTFEGKLLRCYSQTNFKLNSEVFFTLNGICIDGEGNVLVTCNSGIYILLKNGRLWEVLTSDEGLTCPKCITVSSCGKIIVTQNNGEKINEFCIFRYNPENFRSLNSAQFYAINI from the exons ATGATGCATTTACTTCGAAATAAGCTTTTAGGTGAATCGTCTACTCGGAAGGTCGCAATGGAACGACAGAAACTAATTCGAAGGGTAGGCAAACGAGGGAAATGTAAAGGACAGTTTATGAATCCGTGTGGTGTAGCGGTCTCCAAAGCAG GTGACATCATAATTGCGGATACAGAAAATCACAGAATACAAATTTTCACAACAGAGGGCGTCTTTAAATCAAAGTTTGGATGCAAAGGATGCAAACCCGATCAAATTCATTACCCGGTCAGTGTTGTTATGACGAAAGACGACCACGTTGCAATAACTGATAGTGTAAACGCCTgcgtaaaaatattttcattggaTGGTCAGCTTGTTCAGTTATTAGGCTCAAGTGACGTGCTAGAAATTCCATACGGTTTATGCTTAACGCATGACGATCATTTTATTGTGACGGATATATGCAAACATTCACTTGTCATTTTTGATAAGGAGGGGAATATGTGCAGGACGTTCGGACAATACGGCAGCGAACCACGTGACTTTGATCATCCATATTTTGTTGCTGTTGATACAGACAAACAGATTTATGTATCGGATTCTGGAAATAGCAGCATTAAACTTTTCACTTTTGAGGGAAAACTTCTAAGGTGTTACTCACAAACAAACTTCAAACTAAATAGCGAAGTATTTTTTACGTTAAACGGGATATGCATAGACGGCGAAGGAAATGTTCTTGTGACTTGCAATTCTGGAATTTATATTCTACTTAAGAATGGACGTTTGTGGGAAGTTTTGACATCTGATGAAGGGTTGACTTGCCCAAAATGCATTACAGTCAGCTCATGTGGTAAAATCATTGTAACTCAAAATAATGGGGAGAAAATAAACGAATTTTGTATCTTCCGTTATAATCCGGAAAATTTCCGGTCATTGAATTCTGCTCAATTCTATGCAATCAATATATAG